In a genomic window of Streptomyces pristinaespiralis:
- a CDS encoding FadR/GntR family transcriptional regulator: MTTEGRGLHTHVLDTLGLAITAGEYPQGSVLRTDEVAQRFDVSRTVVREVVRVLESMHLVESRRRVGVTVRPTEEWNVFDPRVIRWRLAGADRPRQLRSLTVLRSAVEPVAAGLAAVHATPEQCAALTEEALGMVATSRGQQLEGYLKHDIAFHRVVLNASGNEMFARLGDVVAEVLAGRTHHHVMFDDPDPAAVTLHVQVAEAVREGDAERAERLTREIAVGALQELDVLAP; this comes from the coding sequence ATGACCACAGAAGGCCGAGGGCTCCACACCCATGTGCTCGACACCCTCGGTCTCGCCATCACGGCCGGCGAGTACCCGCAGGGCAGCGTGCTGCGTACCGACGAGGTCGCCCAGCGCTTCGACGTGTCGCGCACGGTCGTCCGTGAAGTGGTCCGCGTCCTCGAGTCCATGCACCTCGTGGAGTCCCGCCGCCGCGTCGGCGTCACGGTGCGTCCCACCGAGGAGTGGAACGTCTTCGACCCCCGCGTCATCCGCTGGCGGCTGGCCGGCGCCGACCGTCCGCGGCAGCTGCGTTCACTGACCGTGCTGCGCTCCGCGGTGGAACCGGTCGCGGCCGGTCTCGCCGCCGTCCACGCCACCCCGGAGCAGTGCGCGGCGCTCACCGAGGAGGCCCTGGGTATGGTCGCCACCTCCCGCGGTCAGCAGCTCGAGGGGTACCTGAAGCACGACATCGCCTTTCACCGGGTGGTGCTCAACGCCTCGGGCAACGAGATGTTCGCGCGGCTCGGGGACGTCGTCGCCGAGGTCCTGGCCGGCCGGACCCACCACCATGTGATGTTCGACGACCCCGACCCTGCGGCGGTGACGCTGCATGTCCAGGTCGCTGAGGCCGTTCGCGAAGGCGACGCGGAAAGAGCCGAGCGGCTCACCCGTGAGATCGCCGTCGGAGCCCTTCAGGAGCTCGACGTTCTCGCTCCCTGA
- a CDS encoding amino acid permease produces MSDRTMAAADTPVAGATGSPHVDAGDVGYRKDLKSRHINMIAIGGAIGTGLFLGAGGRMAGAGPSLFIAYAVCGVFAFFVVRALGELVLYRPSSGAFVSYAREFMGEKGAYTAGWLYFLNWSTTAIADITAAATYAHFWAMFSDVPQWVLALIALAVVLTANLISVKYFGEMEFWFAIIKVAALVVFMLIGIYLVVTSHDIGGHTPGFSTISDNGGIFPSGFMPMLLLIQGVVFAYASVELCGVAAGETENPEKIMPRAINSIMWRVGLFYVGSVVLLALLLPYTAYSGDESPFVTVFDKLGIPGAAGVMNLVVLTAALSSLNSGLYSTGRILRSMSMSGSAPRFTGVMNKGGVPYGGILLTAGFGVLGVLLNYVMPGDAFELVLNFASIGIIGTWAMIMVCSLLFWHRSKDGRVTRPAYQLPWAPYTQIVTLFFLGSVVVLMWMDEGISRTTVNCLPLIAAALVGGWFLVRKRVRAVATASEEL; encoded by the coding sequence ATGAGTGACCGCACCATGGCTGCGGCCGATACGCCCGTCGCCGGCGCGACGGGTTCCCCCCACGTGGACGCCGGAGACGTCGGGTACCGCAAGGACCTCAAGTCGCGGCACATCAACATGATCGCCATCGGCGGCGCCATCGGTACGGGGCTCTTCCTCGGCGCCGGTGGCCGCATGGCGGGCGCAGGGCCCTCCCTGTTCATCGCCTACGCCGTCTGCGGCGTCTTCGCCTTCTTCGTCGTGCGCGCGCTCGGCGAGCTCGTGCTCTACCGGCCGTCCTCCGGCGCCTTCGTCTCCTACGCCCGCGAGTTCATGGGCGAGAAGGGCGCTTACACGGCGGGCTGGCTGTACTTCCTCAACTGGTCGACGACCGCCATCGCCGACATCACCGCGGCAGCGACCTACGCCCACTTCTGGGCGATGTTCAGCGACGTCCCGCAGTGGGTGCTGGCCCTGATCGCGCTCGCCGTGGTCCTCACCGCCAACCTCATCTCGGTGAAGTACTTCGGTGAGATGGAGTTCTGGTTCGCGATCATCAAGGTCGCGGCGCTCGTCGTGTTCATGCTCATCGGCATCTACCTGGTCGTCACCTCCCACGACATCGGCGGCCACACCCCGGGCTTCTCCACCATCAGCGACAACGGCGGCATCTTCCCCAGCGGCTTCATGCCGATGCTGCTGCTCATCCAGGGCGTCGTCTTCGCCTACGCCTCCGTCGAGCTGTGCGGCGTCGCCGCCGGCGAGACCGAGAACCCCGAGAAGATCATGCCCCGCGCGATCAACTCGATCATGTGGCGCGTGGGCCTGTTCTACGTCGGCTCCGTCGTGCTGCTGGCGCTGCTGCTCCCGTACACCGCCTACTCCGGCGACGAGAGCCCCTTCGTCACCGTCTTCGACAAGCTCGGCATCCCCGGCGCGGCCGGAGTCATGAACCTCGTGGTCCTGACCGCCGCCCTCTCCAGCCTCAACTCGGGCCTCTACTCGACCGGCCGCATCCTGCGCTCCATGTCGATGTCCGGCTCCGCGCCCCGGTTCACCGGCGTCATGAACAAGGGCGGCGTGCCCTACGGCGGCATCCTGCTCACCGCCGGCTTCGGTGTCCTCGGCGTGCTGCTCAACTACGTCATGCCGGGCGACGCCTTCGAGCTGGTGCTCAACTTCGCCTCGATCGGCATCATCGGCACCTGGGCGATGATCATGGTCTGCTCGCTGCTGTTCTGGCACCGGTCGAAGGACGGCCGCGTCACCAGGCCCGCCTACCAGCTGCCCTGGGCCCCGTACACGCAGATCGTGACCCTGTTCTTCCTGGGCTCGGTCGTCGTCCTGATGTGGATGGACGAGGGCATCTCCCGCACCACGGTCAACTGCCTGCCGCTGATCGCAGCCGCGCTCGTCGGCGGCTGGTTCCTGGTCCGTAAGCGGGTGCGCGCGGTGGCCACCGCGAGCGAGGAGCTCTGA
- a CDS encoding S-(hydroxymethyl)mycothiol dehydrogenase: protein MPQQVQGVIAPGKNEPVRVETIIVPDPGPGEAVVQVQACGVCHTDLHYKQGGINDDFPFLLGHEAAGVVESVGDGVTDVEPGDFVILNWRAVCGRCRACLRGRPWYCFDTHNAGQKMTLADSGKELSPALGIGAFAEKTLVAAGQCTKVDPAASPAVAGLLGCGVMAGIGAAINTGQVGRGDSVAVIGCGGVGDAAVVGARLAGAARIIAVDIDDRKLRTAKKMGATHTVNSASTDPVEAIRELTGGFGADVVIEAVGRPETYEQAFYARDLAGTVVLVGVPTPEMRIELPLLDVFGRGGALKSSWYGDCLPSRDFPMLVDLHQQGRIDLGAFVTETIGLGDVEKAFARMHEGDVLRSVVQF from the coding sequence ATGCCGCAGCAGGTGCAAGGTGTGATCGCACCCGGGAAGAACGAGCCGGTACGGGTCGAGACGATCATCGTCCCCGACCCGGGGCCGGGCGAGGCCGTGGTGCAGGTGCAGGCCTGCGGGGTCTGCCACACCGATCTGCACTACAAGCAGGGCGGGATCAACGACGACTTCCCGTTCCTCCTCGGCCACGAGGCCGCCGGTGTCGTCGAGTCGGTCGGCGACGGCGTCACCGACGTCGAGCCGGGCGACTTCGTGATCCTCAACTGGCGTGCCGTCTGCGGCCGGTGCCGCGCCTGCCTGCGCGGACGCCCCTGGTACTGCTTCGACACCCACAACGCCGGGCAGAAGATGACCCTCGCGGACTCGGGCAAGGAGCTCTCGCCGGCACTCGGCATCGGGGCCTTCGCCGAGAAGACCCTGGTCGCCGCGGGCCAGTGCACCAAGGTCGACCCGGCGGCCTCACCCGCGGTGGCCGGACTGCTCGGCTGCGGTGTGATGGCCGGCATCGGCGCCGCCATCAACACCGGTCAGGTGGGCCGCGGCGACTCGGTGGCCGTCATCGGCTGCGGCGGCGTGGGCGACGCGGCCGTCGTCGGGGCCCGGCTGGCCGGCGCCGCCCGGATCATCGCCGTCGACATCGACGACCGCAAGCTCCGGACCGCGAAGAAGATGGGCGCCACCCACACCGTCAACTCGGCCTCCACCGACCCCGTCGAAGCGATCCGCGAACTCACCGGAGGCTTCGGCGCCGACGTCGTCATCGAGGCCGTCGGGCGGCCCGAGACGTACGAACAGGCCTTCTACGCCCGCGACCTGGCCGGCACCGTCGTCCTCGTCGGTGTCCCCACCCCCGAGATGAGGATCGAGCTGCCGCTGCTGGACGTCTTCGGCAGGGGCGGGGCGCTCAAGTCGTCCTGGTACGGCGACTGCCTGCCCTCCCGCGACTTCCCGATGCTGGTCGACCTGCACCAGCAGGGGCGCATCGACCTCGGCGCGTTCGTCACGGAGACCATCGGACTCGGCGACGTCGAGAAGGCGTTCGCCCGGATGCACGAGGGCGACGTGCTGCGATCGGTGGTGCAGTTCTGA
- a CDS encoding MBL fold metallo-hydrolase: protein MAARIDHLVTSGTFSLDGGTWDVDNNVWIVGDDHEAIVVDAAHDADAILAALGGRTLRAIVCTHAHNDHIDAAPALAAATGAPVLLHPDDLPLWKQTHPERAPDGELVDGAVISVAGTGLTVLHTPGHAPGAVCLHAPELATVFTGDTLFQGGPGATGRSFSHFPTIVDSIRDRLLTLPPETVVRTGHGDTTTIGAEAPHLQEWIDRGH from the coding sequence ATGGCGGCCCGTATCGATCATCTCGTCACCTCCGGCACCTTCTCGCTCGACGGCGGCACCTGGGACGTCGACAACAACGTCTGGATCGTCGGCGACGACCACGAGGCGATCGTCGTCGACGCCGCGCACGACGCCGACGCGATCCTCGCCGCGCTCGGCGGCCGCACGCTGCGCGCCATCGTCTGCACCCACGCGCACAACGACCACATCGACGCGGCCCCGGCGCTCGCCGCCGCCACCGGCGCGCCGGTCCTGCTGCACCCCGACGACCTGCCGCTGTGGAAGCAGACCCATCCGGAGCGCGCCCCCGACGGCGAGCTCGTGGACGGGGCGGTCATCAGCGTCGCGGGCACCGGGCTGACGGTGCTGCACACCCCGGGCCACGCCCCCGGCGCCGTATGCCTGCACGCCCCCGAGCTGGCCACCGTCTTCACCGGCGACACGCTCTTCCAGGGCGGACCCGGCGCCACCGGCCGGTCGTTCTCCCACTTCCCGACGATCGTCGACTCGATCAGGGACCGGCTGCTCACCCTGCCGCCGGAGACCGTCGTCCGTACCGGCCACGGCGACACGACGACCATCGGCGCGGAGGCGCCGCACCTTCAGGAGTGGATCGACCGCGGCCACTGA
- a CDS encoding RluA family pseudouridine synthase, producing the protein MRRRNRPPRPAPLPQRDGIDPVRLRLPEDPDGVWPTVRDHLLARYGAAIGAERVDAMVREGRFVDAEGPVTADESYTAGRDLWFHRDFPAEERVPFEIGVVHRDEHIVIADKPHFLATMPRGSHVRETALARMRRGLDLPSLQPAHRLDRLTAGLVLFVVRPGDRGAYQTMFRDRLVRKEYEAVAPYDPAVALPRTVRSRIVKERGVLTAVEEPGEPNSESRIELLEVRDGLGRYRLLPATGRTHQLRVHMNALGLPILHDPLYPVVLPDGPDDYARPLQLLARALEFTDPVTGEPRSFRSRLEFAQWPRSIHS; encoded by the coding sequence GTGAGACGCAGAAACAGACCGCCCCGGCCCGCCCCGCTCCCCCAGCGCGACGGCATCGACCCCGTGCGGCTGCGGCTGCCCGAGGACCCGGACGGGGTCTGGCCGACCGTGCGTGATCATCTGCTGGCCCGGTACGGGGCCGCCATCGGCGCCGAGCGGGTCGACGCGATGGTCCGTGAAGGCCGTTTCGTCGACGCGGAGGGGCCCGTCACCGCGGACGAGTCCTACACGGCGGGACGGGACCTCTGGTTCCACCGTGACTTCCCCGCGGAGGAGCGGGTGCCGTTCGAGATCGGCGTCGTGCACCGCGACGAGCACATCGTGATCGCCGACAAGCCGCACTTCCTGGCCACCATGCCGCGCGGCAGCCATGTGCGGGAGACGGCGCTGGCCCGGATGCGCCGTGGCCTGGACCTGCCGTCGCTGCAGCCCGCGCACCGGCTGGACCGCCTCACGGCCGGGCTGGTCCTCTTCGTCGTACGGCCGGGCGACCGGGGTGCCTATCAGACGATGTTCCGGGACCGGCTGGTGCGCAAGGAGTACGAGGCCGTCGCGCCCTACGACCCGGCCGTGGCACTGCCGCGGACCGTGCGCAGCCGGATCGTCAAGGAACGCGGGGTGCTCACGGCCGTGGAGGAGCCGGGGGAGCCGAACAGCGAGAGCCGGATCGAGCTGCTCGAGGTGCGGGACGGGCTCGGCCGGTACCGGCTGCTGCCGGCCACCGGCCGTACCCATCAGCTGCGCGTCCATATGAACGCCCTGGGGCTGCCGATCCTGCACGACCCGCTGTATCCGGTGGTGCTTCCCGACGGCCCCGACGACTACGCCCGCCCGCTCCAGCTGCTCGCGCGGGCGCTGGAGTTCACCGATCCGGTGACCGGTGAACCGCGCAGCTTCCGCAGCCGGCTGGAGTTCGCTCAGTGGCCGCGGTCGATCCACTCCTGA
- a CDS encoding DMT family transporter has protein sequence MGALLVAGAIISEVIATLSLRASHGLTRLGPTVLVVIGYGAAFLMLAQALKTLNVGPVYAIWSGVGTVGAFLGGVVLFDEPVRPATLIGIALVIIGVVVMYVGGGMEH, from the coding sequence ATGGGGGCCCTGCTGGTCGCGGGAGCGATCATCTCCGAAGTGATCGCGACGCTCTCGCTGCGCGCCTCGCACGGTCTGACCCGCCTCGGCCCCACCGTCCTGGTGGTCATCGGCTACGGCGCCGCGTTCCTCATGCTGGCGCAGGCGCTCAAGACGCTCAACGTCGGTCCCGTGTACGCGATCTGGTCGGGCGTGGGCACCGTGGGCGCGTTCCTCGGCGGCGTCGTCCTCTTCGACGAACCGGTCAGACCGGCGACGCTCATCGGTATCGCCCTCGTCATCATCGGCGTCGTGGTGATGTACGTCGGCGGCGGGATGGAGCACTGA
- a CDS encoding TetR/AcrR family transcriptional regulator → MHSTVQTVGNGSARETGGTVRDRLLDAVERLLVKGGVDAVRLDAVAAEAGVSKGGLLHHFPSKRALVEGVVQRLVDRFEAVLPGPDAPPGAYTMAWLDRSIPEVAPEPGTAGRDEVPLALIAAAAGPEVLDVLQRHYRAWQERLDADGLPPGVSTLVRMAVDGWWTARLLRLAPPHGAAHVELRRLVTGLIDTGAIGTGRVGTGNADSGPSSADRAGPGRSSTDPAGSAGESR, encoded by the coding sequence ATGCATTCGACCGTCCAGACGGTCGGTAACGGATCGGCACGAGAGACGGGCGGAACCGTGCGGGATCGACTCCTCGACGCTGTGGAGCGGCTGCTGGTGAAGGGAGGCGTGGACGCGGTCCGGCTGGACGCCGTCGCCGCGGAGGCGGGCGTCAGCAAGGGCGGTCTGCTGCACCACTTCCCGAGCAAACGCGCCCTGGTCGAGGGCGTCGTCCAGCGGCTGGTGGACCGCTTCGAGGCGGTACTGCCCGGCCCGGACGCCCCTCCCGGCGCCTACACCATGGCCTGGCTCGACCGCTCGATCCCCGAGGTGGCCCCGGAGCCGGGCACCGCCGGCCGCGACGAGGTCCCGCTGGCGCTGATCGCCGCGGCGGCCGGCCCCGAAGTGCTCGACGTCCTCCAGCGCCACTACCGGGCATGGCAGGAACGGCTGGATGCGGACGGCCTGCCGCCGGGGGTGAGCACGCTCGTACGCATGGCCGTCGACGGCTGGTGGACGGCGCGGCTGCTCCGTCTCGCCCCGCCGCACGGCGCGGCCCATGTCGAGCTGCGCCGGCTCGTCACCGGTCTCATCGACACGGGAGCCATCGGCACCGGTCGCGTCGGCACCGGCAACGCCGACTCCGGTCCCTCGAGCGCCGATCGGGCCGGCCCCGGTCGATCGAGCACGGATCCGGCCGGCAGCGCCGGGGAGTCGCGCTGA
- a CDS encoding M20/M25/M40 family metallo-hydrolase, with amino-acid sequence MSESNTARAVTGEDEVVDLCRELIRIDTSNYGDHSGPGERAAAEYVAEKLAEVGLEPQILESHRGRASTVARIEGEDPSRPALLIHGHLDVVPANADDWTHHPFSGEIADDCVWGRGAVDMKDMDAMTLAVVRDRLRSGRKPPRDIVLAFLADEEAGGTYGARYLVDEHPDLFEGVTEAIGEVGGFSFTVNENLRLYLVETAQKGMHWMRLTVDGTAGHGSMTNKDNAITELCEAVGRLGRHTWPVRVTKTVRSFLDELSDALGTPLDPEDMDATLAKLGGIAKMVGATLRNSAAPTMLGAGYKVNVIPGQATAHVDGRFLPGYEEEFLAELDRLLGPRVRREDVHGDKALETSFDGALVDAMQVALKAEDPIARAVPYMLSGGTDAKSFDDLGIRCFGFAPLKLPPELDFAGMFHGVDERVPVDGLKFGVRVLDRFIDQC; translated from the coding sequence GTGAGCGAGTCGAACACGGCCCGGGCGGTCACGGGCGAGGACGAGGTCGTCGATCTCTGCCGTGAGCTGATCAGGATCGACACCAGCAACTACGGCGACCACTCGGGGCCCGGAGAGCGCGCGGCAGCCGAGTACGTCGCGGAGAAACTCGCCGAGGTCGGTCTGGAGCCGCAGATCCTCGAGTCGCACCGCGGCCGCGCCTCTACCGTGGCCCGCATCGAGGGCGAGGACCCGTCGCGGCCCGCGCTGCTGATCCACGGCCATCTCGACGTCGTGCCCGCGAACGCGGACGACTGGACCCACCACCCGTTCTCCGGCGAGATCGCGGACGACTGCGTGTGGGGCCGGGGCGCGGTCGACATGAAGGACATGGACGCGATGACCCTCGCGGTCGTACGGGACAGGCTGCGCAGCGGCCGCAAGCCCCCGCGCGACATCGTGCTGGCCTTCCTCGCCGACGAGGAGGCCGGCGGCACCTACGGCGCCCGGTACCTCGTCGACGAGCACCCGGACCTGTTCGAGGGGGTCACGGAGGCCATCGGCGAGGTCGGCGGCTTCTCCTTCACCGTCAACGAGAACCTGCGGCTCTATCTCGTCGAGACGGCGCAGAAGGGCATGCACTGGATGCGCCTGACGGTGGACGGCACCGCCGGCCACGGCTCGATGACCAACAAGGACAACGCGATCACGGAGCTGTGCGAGGCCGTCGGCCGGCTCGGCCGCCACACCTGGCCGGTCAGGGTCACCAAGACCGTACGCTCCTTCCTCGACGAGCTGTCCGACGCGCTCGGAACGCCGCTCGACCCGGAGGACATGGACGCCACCCTCGCCAAGCTCGGCGGCATCGCCAAGATGGTCGGCGCCACCCTGCGGAACTCCGCGGCCCCGACCATGCTCGGCGCCGGCTACAAGGTGAACGTCATCCCCGGCCAGGCCACCGCGCACGTGGACGGACGCTTCCTGCCCGGCTACGAGGAGGAGTTCCTCGCCGAGCTGGACCGGCTGCTCGGTCCCCGGGTCCGGCGCGAGGACGTGCACGGTGACAAGGCCCTGGAGACCAGCTTCGACGGCGCGCTCGTCGACGCGATGCAGGTGGCGCTGAAGGCGGAGGACCCGATCGCGCGGGCCGTGCCCTACATGCTGTCGGGCGGCACCGACGCCAAGTCCTTCGACGACCTGGGCATCCGCTGCTTCGGCTTCGCCCCGCTGAAGCTGCCGCCGGAGCTGGACTTTGCCGGCATGTTCCACGGCGTGGACGAGCGGGTGCCGGTGGACGGCCTGAAGTTCGGCGTGCGGGTCCTCGACCGGTTCATCGACCAGTGCTGA
- the chpH gene encoding chaplin ChpH: MIKKVVATAAAAGGLVLAGAGMAMADSGAHGAAVHSPGVLSGNLVQVPVHVPVNVCGNTVSIIGLLNPAFGNTCVNA; the protein is encoded by the coding sequence ATGATCAAGAAGGTCGTCGCGACTGCGGCTGCCGCCGGTGGTCTGGTGCTCGCGGGTGCGGGTATGGCCATGGCTGACTCCGGCGCCCACGGCGCCGCTGTGCACTCCCCCGGTGTGCTGTCGGGCAACCTGGTCCAGGTGCCGGTGCACGTGCCCGTGAATGTCTGTGGCAACACGGTCAGCATCATCGGCCTGCTGAACCCCGCCTTCGGCAACACCTGCGTCAACGCCTGA
- a CDS encoding chaplin: protein MRQVTRKGLITVAAAGGVLALGGGYAQADSGAHGEASNSPGVLSGNSVQAPVHVPVNVCGNTVDVVGLLNPTFGNECANVSRSGHGGGGGSGADGSTSNSPGVGSGNQVQAPIDVPVNACGNSVNLGGLLNPSFGNDCTNDSGDTPPGEPQEPGTPEEPNKPEEPNKPQTPETPETPSEPNTPGPQSVTPGGSDGELAETGMDALDILAPAGVGLLLAGAVLYRRARAAA from the coding sequence ATGCGACAGGTCACGCGCAAAGGCCTGATCACCGTGGCGGCCGCGGGAGGGGTACTCGCCCTCGGCGGCGGTTACGCGCAGGCGGACTCCGGGGCCCACGGAGAGGCCTCGAACTCGCCGGGCGTGCTGTCCGGGAACTCGGTCCAGGCTCCGGTGCACGTGCCCGTGAACGTCTGCGGCAACACCGTGGACGTCGTCGGGCTGCTCAACCCCACGTTCGGCAACGAGTGCGCCAACGTCTCCCGGTCGGGCCACGGCGGTGGCGGTGGCTCCGGAGCGGACGGCAGCACGAGCAACTCGCCGGGCGTCGGCTCGGGCAACCAGGTCCAGGCGCCGATCGACGTGCCCGTCAACGCCTGCGGCAACAGCGTCAACCTCGGTGGGCTGCTCAACCCGTCGTTCGGCAACGACTGCACGAACGACTCGGGCGACACCCCGCCCGGAGAGCCGCAGGAACCGGGCACCCCGGAGGAGCCGAACAAGCCGGAGGAGCCCAACAAGCCCCAGACTCCGGAGACCCCCGAGACGCCGAGCGAGCCGAACACGCCCGGACCCCAGAGCGTCACCCCCGGTGGCAGCGACGGTGAACTCGCGGAGACCGGCATGGACGCGCTGGACATCCTGGCGCCGGCCGGTGTCGGCCTGCTGCTCGCCGGAGCGGTGCTCTACCGCAGGGCCCGCGCGGCCGCGTAG
- a CDS encoding DUF5703 family protein yields MPEYEFVDVYVPRGVSRKEATRLLTDHAEYGHWELDRLSLHRDGSRRVRLRRRIIRQVRATW; encoded by the coding sequence ATGCCGGAATACGAATTTGTCGACGTGTACGTGCCGCGCGGGGTCTCCCGCAAGGAAGCGACCCGTCTGCTGACCGACCATGCCGAGTACGGACACTGGGAGTTGGACCGATTGAGCCTGCACCGGGACGGCAGCCGCAGAGTGCGGCTCCGCCGGCGCATCATCCGCCAGGTACGCGCCACCTGGTGA